Genomic DNA from Candidatus Rokuibacteriota bacterium:
CGATCAGCGCTCGCGGAATCGAGGGAGTGCCGACTCTGGTTATCGAGATCGTTTCACCGTCCACCATCCAGATCGATCGGAGCGTGAAGTTCCAGCTCTATGCTCGGCACCAGGTACCGTATTACTGGATCGTGGATCCCGACGCGCGGGGCATCGAGGCACATACCCTCACGGGTGGGGCCTATCAGCTCACGGCGCGCCTGGAAGGATCGCTACCGGTGTCTCTCCCGCCCTTCTCCGATCTCGCACTCGATCCGACTTCCCTGTGGCCCTGACCTGCGCCACGAGCCCACCCGAGGTGCGAAGGTCGCGAGTGAAGCTCAGAGTAGTTGGGGTCACCCTCGCTCTTGCTCTCGGCATCCTCGTCGCCCCGCTGGCCGCCGGCGCGCAGCCGGCGGGGAAAGCCCCTCGGATTGGCCTTTTGTCGCCATTCTCTCCTTCCGCTGCCGCGCCCTGGCACGAGGCCTTCCGGCAAGGGCTGCGCGACCTCGGATGGGTTGAGGGAAAGAACATCAGCATTGAGTACCGATATGCGGAGGGTAGAAACGATCGCCTGCCTGACCTCGCAGCCGATCTCGTCCGTCTCAACGTTGACATCATCGTCGCTTCCGTTAATACCGATGCTCTGGCTGCCAAAAACGCGACCAGGGCAATCTCCATCGTTATGGCGTCGGCGGGCGACCCTGTTGCACTTGGTCTTGTTGAGAGCCTGGCGCGGCCCGGCGGCAACATCACGGGGTTGTCCCAAATAGCCCCGGAGCTGGCTGGAAAACGGCTGGAGCTGCTCAAGGAAATTGTCCCGAAGCTCTCCCGCGTGGCTGTGCTCTGGCGTCCGGACGGCACAACCTCTCCGCTCGCCTGGAAAGAGAGCCAACTCCCGGCTCGTGCGCTGGGTCTACAGCTTCACTCCATGGAGGTACGGAGGTCCAGCGAGTTCGCCAAAGCGTTCGAAGACGCGACCAGGGCGCGCACCGGCGCTCTTGCCATCATGCCAGACCCGTTGTTTGCTGGGAATTTAAAACGGATCGCGGGCCTTGCGGCAAAGAACCGCCTTCCGTCGATATTTCACTTAAGGGAATTCGCGGACTCTGGTGGTCTTCTGGCATATGGGCCAGACCGGTCCGACATGTTCCGCCGCGCCGCCAGGTACGTGGATAAGATCTTGAAAGGAGCCAAACCCGCTGACCTGCCCGTCGAGCAGCCGACGAGGTTCGAGCTGGTCATAAATCTGAAGACTGCGAAAGCCCTCGGCCTCACGATCCCGCAATCGGTCCTCGTCCGGGCCGACGAGGTGATCCGGTGAGCGAGCCGGCCACACCCTTCGTCGAGCGAGCGCATCGGGCGCTCCACGATCAGTTCCTCCAGGAGGCCTTGAACACCGCGACCACCCGCTTCATGAGCCTCCGGCGCGAGTCCTTCGCTGCCTTCCCACAGGGCGAGGCGTTTAGGGAGCGGGCGCGGCAGATCAAGGAGGCGACGCTTCAGAAGCTCGACTTCTACCTGGGACAGCTCGCCGATAACGTCGAGCGCCTCGGCGGCCACGTCCACTGGGCAGCGACCGGGGAGGAGGCCCGCGAGATCATCCTCAAGCTGGCGCGGGACCGGGGCGTGAAGCTGGTAGTCAAGTCGAAGTCCATGGCCACGGAGGAGATCGAGCTGAACGAGGCCCTGGAGCATGCGGGGATCACGCCGGTCGAGACGGATCTGGGGGAGTACATCATCCAGCTCGCCCGGGAGAAGCCCTCGCATATCATCGCGCCGGCCATCCACAAAACCAAAGGGCAGGTGGCCGAGCTCTTCTCGCGGGAGCTGAAGCGCCAGCTCGCCGCCGACCCCGAGGTCCTCACGAAGGTCGCGCGCGGCGAGCTGAGGGAGAAGTTCCTCCAGGCCGACATGGGGATCACCGGTGCCAACTTCGCAGTTGCCGACACCGGGACCATCGTCCTGATCACGAATGAGGGGAACGGGCGGCTGGTGACGACGCTGCCCCGGATCCACGTGGCGCTGATGGGGATGGAGAAGGTCATCCCCTCGATGACCGATCTGATGGTCTTCCTCTCGATCCTGCCGCGGAGCGCCACCGGCCAGACGATCTCGAGCTATGTGTCGCTGGTGCGCGGCCGGCGTCGGCCCGGTGAGATGGACGGGGCGGAGGAGTTCCACCTGATCCTGATGGACAACGGCCGCTCGCGCCAGATTGCCGGCACGCTCCGCGAGGCGCTCTATTGTCTCCGCTGCGGCGCCTGTCTCAATGTCTGCCCGGTCTACCGGCAGATCGGCGGCCACGCCTACGGCTACACCTACTCCGGACCGATCGGTATTCTGCTGACGGCGATGCTTCACGGCACCCATGCCGTGAAAGACCTGGCCCACGCCTCCAGCCTCTGCGGAGCCTGCCAGGAGGCCTGCCCCGTCAAGATCGACATCCCGCGGATGCTGATCGAGCTGAGAGAACACCTCGATCGGGAACGGATCGCATCCCGGTGGGAGCGCCTGGTCTTCAAAGCCTTCGCGCGCGTTCTGGGCCGGCCCTCGCTCTTCAGACTGTCGCGCCGTCTGGGCCGCCTGGCTCAGCGGCCGTTCCTGAGGGATGGACGCTTCCAGCGGTTACCGCTCTTCTTCAAGCAGTGGACCGACCACCGCGATCTGCCGGCTGTGGCGAAGCGCTCGTTCAGCGAGCGGTGGCGCGAGCTGGAGCGAGAGCCGTGACGACCCGGGCCAAATTCATCCAGCGTGTCCGTCACGAGATGGCCAGGAGCCGAGGGCTCTTTTCTGCCAAGACGGCGGAACGGCCGGCGGACCCGGTTGCGGTCGTCGAGACCATCAGGCGCCAGCTCGCCGAGCGCTGGCCCGAGGCCCTGGAAAAGTTCAGGGAGGAGTTCGAGCGGGTGGGCGGCGTCTTCTACCGGGTCCGCCTGATGGACGACGTCCCCGCCCTGATCGGCAGCATCGCCAGGGAACGCGAGGCCCACCGCATCGTCACGTGGGGATCGTCGGCTCTGGGCCCGGCGCTGGGAGCAGGGCTCCGGGCTGAAGGGCTGGACGTTACGGAGGAGGCGGGCGAGGCACCGGAAGGAGAGGCGCGGGCCCGCTTTCGTGAGGCGAGCGCTCAGGCTGAGGTCGGCGTGACAGCCGTGGACCTGGCCGTGGCCGAGACCGGGAGCCTGGTCGTGATCTCTGGCGCGGGGAAAGCCCGCTCGGTCTCGCTGCTCCCGCCGTATCACGTCGCCGTCTTCGGCAAGACAGCCCTGGTGGAAACGCTGGAGCAGGTCGGGGTGATCTTCGAGGCCCTCCATCAGGATCCTGACGGAAACCGGCTCGGGGCGGCCATCAACTTCATCACTGGCCCGAGCCGGACTGCGGACATCGAGCTGACGCTGACCCGGGGTGTTCACGGGCCTAAGGAGGTCCACGCGATCTTCGTCGAGTCGCTGTGAGGACGTGCTGTGAGAGAGGAGGCGAAGAAGTACTTCACGCCCGAGGAGGCTGACGCGCTGATCCCCGAGCTGACGAAGATCATGGAACGGCTGATCGACGCCCATCAAGAGCTGGCCCACGTGCGCCGCGTCCTCCAGGAGGAGCAGCACCGGATCACGATGGCGGGGGGTGGGGTCCTGGACCGCCAGAGCTGGAAAGAGCGCGCCGAGCGGCTCGAAGCGCTGACCCGTGAGATTCAGGACGGGCTCAGCGCGATCGTGAGCCTCGGTGGAATCCCCAAGGACCTGGACAAGGGGCTCGTGGATTTTCCTCACCTGATGGAAGACCGCGAGGTGAATCTCTGCTGGCGGTTCGGCGAGACCAAGATCAGGTTCTGGCACGGCCTGGACGAGGGCTACGCCGGCCGGAAACCGCTGTGAGAGGAGGCTGAATGGAGCTGGTTCTGACGAGCGTGGGGAGCTATCCCCGGATCGGCGACGCGCCGGAGCTCCAGCGCCACCGCCGGGCGTACGCCCAGTGGGAGCGGAAGGAGATCAGCGAGGAGGCGTTCAGGAAAGTCGAGGACGAAGTCACGGCGGAGGTCATCAGGGAGCAGATCGAGGCGGGTGTCGAGCTCGTCACCGACGGCCAGGTGCGCTGGTACGACCCCTACTCGCATCTCGCCCGCGGGCTCGAGGGCGTGGAGATCAACGGCCTCCTCCGCCTCTTCGACACCAACTTCTACTTCCGCCAGCCCGTGGTGAAAGGGCCGATCCGGCGCAAGGGCCCGATTCTTCGTCGCGAGTACGAGTTCGCCCGTTCGGTCTCCTCCCAGCCCGTCAAGCCGGTCCTGACCGGGCCTTACACGCTGGCCCGGGGCTCGGTCCTTGAGGGCGGTTACCGCGCTTTCCCGGCCCTGGCGATGGCTTACGCCGAAGTCCTCGCCGAGGAGGTCCGCGATCTCGCGGGCGCCGGCGCGTCGCTGATCCAGGTGGACGAGCCGGCGATCGTCCGCTACCCTGAGGATGTGGGGCTCCTTCAGGAGGCGCTGACGTCCGTCGCGCGGGCCAGGGGACCGGCACGCCTGATTCTCCATGTCTCGTTCGGCGACGTGGCGCCACTGTACCGGGACCTCCAGGCGCTCCCCGCTGACGTCCTGAGCCTCGACTTCAGCTACAGCCCCAAGCTGCCCCGCCTGGTCGCCGAGGCCGGGTCGTCGAAGCCCCTGGGCCTGGGCCTGATCGACGGTCGGAACACGCGGTTGGAGACTCCGGAGATGGTCTTTCCCATTCTCGACCGGGTGCTTCCAAAGCTCCCCGGGGGCGCAGCCTACCTGAGCCCGACGTGTGGGCTCGAGTTCCTTCCGCGAGACCGCGCCCGGGCGAAGCTCGAGACGATGCGTCGCCTGCGCGACGCCTACCTTGGAGGTCACGTATGACGCTGCGAAGCGAAGCGAGCCCACCCGTGGCTACGCCACGGGTACCCGCCGGGCACCCGAGCGGGTCGGCGGAGCCGACCCTCCATGCGAGGGTCGGATGAGCCGCGAGAAGCTCGGAGCCCTCGGGCTCGATCTCCCGCCCCTCCCCACCAGCACCGTGGGGAGCTTCCCCAAGCTTCCGGAGGTGGCCGAGGCCCGGACCCGTTTCGCCCGGAACCAGGTCAGCCCGAGTGAGCTGGAGGCGTTGGAGAAGAAGGCCACGGAGTTCTGGGTGAGGACCCAGGAGGAGATCGGGATCGACGTGCTGGTGGACGGCGAGCAGTACCGGGGTGACATGGTGGCCTACTTCGCCGAGATCATGGACGGCTTTCATCTTGGCGGGCTCGTACGCTCCTACGGTAACCGCTACTACCACAAGCCCGTCATCGCGGCCGCGGTCACATGGCCCGGGCCGATGACGGTCGCGTGGTGGAAGTGGACCCAGAGCCTGACCGACAAGCCGGTGAAGGGGATGCTCACGGGTCCCTACACGGTGATGGACTGGTCGTTCAACGACTACTATCCGAGCCGGGCGGCCGCGTGCCTGGCGCTCGCGCGCGAGCTCAGGAAGGAGGTCGAGGCCCTGATCGAGGCCGGTGCCAAGATCATCCAGATCGACGAACCCGCCATCTCGGTCCGGCAGGAAGAGCTTCCGTTCGCGATCGAGGCCTCCCACCTGGTCACCGACGGGCTGCCGGCGTACTTCATCACCCACGCCTGCTACGGGGCCTTCGAAACCATCTACCCTGACATGCTGGGGCTCGCGGTCGATAACCTGGATCTCGCCATCTCCAACAGCGCCCTGGACCTGCTGCGGATTTTCGAGAAGGACCCGTTCACCAAGGACCTCTCCCTCG
This window encodes:
- a CDS encoding ABC transporter substrate-binding protein, yielding MKLRVVGVTLALALGILVAPLAAGAQPAGKAPRIGLLSPFSPSAAAPWHEAFRQGLRDLGWVEGKNISIEYRYAEGRNDRLPDLAADLVRLNVDIIVASVNTDALAAKNATRAISIVMASAGDPVALGLVESLARPGGNITGLSQIAPELAGKRLELLKEIVPKLSRVAVLWRPDGTTSPLAWKESQLPARALGLQLHSMEVRRSSEFAKAFEDATRARTGALAIMPDPLFAGNLKRIAGLAAKNRLPSIFHLREFADSGGLLAYGPDRSDMFRRAARYVDKILKGAKPADLPVEQPTRFELVINLKTAKALGLTIPQSVLVRADEVIR
- a CDS encoding DUF2203 domain-containing protein, which translates into the protein MREEAKKYFTPEEADALIPELTKIMERLIDAHQELAHVRRVLQEEQHRITMAGGGVLDRQSWKERAERLEALTREIQDGLSAIVSLGGIPKDLDKGLVDFPHLMEDREVNLCWRFGETKIRFWHGLDEGYAGRKPL
- a CDS encoding lactate utilization protein codes for the protein MTTRAKFIQRVRHEMARSRGLFSAKTAERPADPVAVVETIRRQLAERWPEALEKFREEFERVGGVFYRVRLMDDVPALIGSIAREREAHRIVTWGSSALGPALGAGLRAEGLDVTEEAGEAPEGEARARFREASAQAEVGVTAVDLAVAETGSLVVISGAGKARSVSLLPPYHVAVFGKTALVETLEQVGVIFEALHQDPDGNRLGAAINFITGPSRTADIELTLTRGVHGPKEVHAIFVESL
- a CDS encoding iron-sulfur cluster-binding protein, encoding MSEPATPFVERAHRALHDQFLQEALNTATTRFMSLRRESFAAFPQGEAFRERARQIKEATLQKLDFYLGQLADNVERLGGHVHWAATGEEAREIILKLARDRGVKLVVKSKSMATEEIELNEALEHAGITPVETDLGEYIIQLAREKPSHIIAPAIHKTKGQVAELFSRELKRQLAADPEVLTKVARGELREKFLQADMGITGANFAVADTGTIVLITNEGNGRLVTTLPRIHVALMGMEKVIPSMTDLMVFLSILPRSATGQTISSYVSLVRGRRRPGEMDGAEEFHLILMDNGRSRQIAGTLREALYCLRCGACLNVCPVYRQIGGHAYGYTYSGPIGILLTAMLHGTHAVKDLAHASSLCGACQEACPVKIDIPRMLIELREHLDRERIASRWERLVFKAFARVLGRPSLFRLSRRLGRLAQRPFLRDGRFQRLPLFFKQWTDHRDLPAVAKRSFSERWRELEREP
- a CDS encoding methionine synthase, translating into MSREKLGALGLDLPPLPTSTVGSFPKLPEVAEARTRFARNQVSPSELEALEKKATEFWVRTQEEIGIDVLVDGEQYRGDMVAYFAEIMDGFHLGGLVRSYGNRYYHKPVIAAAVTWPGPMTVAWWKWTQSLTDKPVKGMLTGPYTVMDWSFNDYYPSRAAACLALARELRKEVEALIEAGAKIIQIDEPAISVRQEELPFAIEASHLVTDGLPAYFITHACYGAFETIYPDMLGLAVDNLDLAISNSALDLLRIFEKDPFTKDLSLGVLDVHSHRVEAVEQVKERIMRGVRVLPGDRLWVDPDCGLKTRTVEEAVGKMRAMVAAVREVRREVGGAR
- a CDS encoding Uma2 family endonuclease; the encoded protein is MSARVILTYKDYEALPADGRRYEVHEGELAVTPAPSPKHQQVSLNLAFLLHNHVKTRALGQVFYAPIDCILSDITIVQPDIVYIENARLGAISARGIEGVPTLVIEIVSPSTIQIDRSVKFQLYARHQVPYYWIVDPDARGIEAHTLTGGAYQLTARLEGSLPVSLPPFSDLALDPTSLWP
- a CDS encoding methylcobamide--CoM methyltransferase; translated protein: MELVLTSVGSYPRIGDAPELQRHRRAYAQWERKEISEEAFRKVEDEVTAEVIREQIEAGVELVTDGQVRWYDPYSHLARGLEGVEINGLLRLFDTNFYFRQPVVKGPIRRKGPILRREYEFARSVSSQPVKPVLTGPYTLARGSVLEGGYRAFPALAMAYAEVLAEEVRDLAGAGASLIQVDEPAIVRYPEDVGLLQEALTSVARARGPARLILHVSFGDVAPLYRDLQALPADVLSLDFSYSPKLPRLVAEAGSSKPLGLGLIDGRNTRLETPEMVFPILDRVLPKLPGGAAYLSPTCGLEFLPRDRARAKLETMRRLRDAYLGGHV